GCGGACCAACTCGGCGCTGTGGCGTCCTTCGCGAAGATTCGAGACCGGCACGTCCACCGGAGCCGGCGGGTCGCCGCCGCCCAGCCGGTCGAGCTTGGCGACCGCAAGTTGATTGCGGCCGTGGTACTGGCTGATGTCGCCCGTCACCCGCAGCCGATCGCCCCGCTTCAGGCGGCCGACCAGCGACGAGTCCGGACTGACCAGCCAGATGGCACCGGTGGCGTCCTGGAGGGTCGCGACCGTCACGTTCTGTCCGAGCACGCGGGGTTCGTTCGTGAGCACGCCCACGAGCGTGGCGCGCTGCCCGAGGCGGTCCGGCACGCGGTCATGGTTCGCGTCCGCGATCGCGGTTCCAACCATGAGGAGCGGCGGAGTCTGCGCGGTGGCGACCGGACAGGCTGCGCCGAGGAGGACAAGCGTGCAGGCGAAGGCGAAACGTCTCACGGATTGACTTCACCGAACGAGGGCATCACACGCACGAACGCTCGACGTCGTAATCGGCCGATTCCATGCCGGCTTGAGTGCCGCCGGTGCGTATTCTACGCCCGACTGGCACGAACTTCGGGACCTGCCGCATCCACATTCGATCACCCGCATCAACCGGTTGAGTTGGAAAACAGTTCCGGTCTGATTCGGGCGATGGCGGCCGGGCGGGCTGCTACCTCGCCTGGGCCGGGTAGACCGTCCGCACGGCGATGAGCAGCACCCAGCAGGCGATGGCGCCGCGCCACCAGCCCTGCGACGAGAGCCAGATCTGCCTGGCCAGGAAGGCATCGAGCAGGCCCATGGCCAACGCCAGACAACCCAAGAGCAGCAGGACCTGGAGCAACAGCTTCGTATTCATGGCAGTCTCCTGTTCAGCCGTCGAGCGCTTCGCGGACACCCCGAGCCAGCGTCGCGCGTGAGAACGGTTTCTGGACGAAATTTACGTTCTCGTCCAGGACGCCGTGGTGGGCGATGATGTCGGCGGTGTAGCCCGACATGAACAGGCATTTCATGCCGGGCTTGGTCTGCGCGAGGCGGGACGCGAGTTCCTTTCCGTTCATCTCGGGCATCACGACGTCGGTGAGCAGCAGGTGGATCGGTTCCGGGTGCTCCTCGGCCAGCCGAATCGCATCGTACGGCGAGGTGGCCGACAACACCACATATCCGAGCTTCGTCAGGATGGAACGCGCAGTTTTGAGCGTGCTGCGAGCATCCTCGGCGATCAGGATCGTCTCCGAACCGGTCGGCACCTGCTCGGGCCCCGGTGTCTTCTCCGAATCGGCGACCGGGCTTCGATCGCGCGGCAGCCAGATCTTGAACGTGCTGCCGACCCCTTCGTGGCTGTGCGCGGTCACCATGCCGGCGTTCTGCTTCACGATGCCGAAAACCGTCGACAGGCCCAGGCCGGTACCCTGGCCCGGTGCCTTGGTGGTGAAGAACGGCTCGAAGATGCGCTCGAGCACGTCGCGGCCCATGCCGCAGCCCGTATCGCTGACCGTCAGCAGGACGTAGTCACCGGGCACGAAGCCGACCTGGACCCGGCAGTACTCGTCGTCCACGACGATGTTGCTCGTTTCGATCGTGAGCGTCCCGGTGCCCGACATGGCGTCGCGCGCGTTCACGACGAGGTTCGCCAGCACCTGATCGACCTGGGACGGATCCATCTTGACGGGCCAGAGGTCGTGTCCGGGAATCCAGCGGAGCACGATATCCTCGCCGATCAGGCGCTGCAGCATCTTCAACAGGCTGCCCACGACCTCGTTGAGATCCAGCAGCCTGGGCTTGATCGGCTGGCGGCGGGCGAAGGCCAGGAGCTGGCGGGTCAAATCTCCCGACCGTCTGGCGGCGCCGATGATTTCTTCCAGGTCGTCGCGGATCGCCGAGTCCGGCCCGAGATCGAGCAGGGCCATCTCGGCGTGTCCCATCACCACGCTCAGCATGTTGTTGAAGTCGTGGGCGACCCCGCCGGCGAGCCGGCCGACCGATTCCAACCGCTGGACCTGGGCCACCTGTGATTCCAGCCTCTCTCGATCGGCTTCGCGATCGAGATTGTCGAGGCCGAACGAGATGTCGGTTGCCGACTCCTCCAACAACTCGATCTCCTGGGGACCGAAGAACCCCAACTCCGGCGCGTACACGGTCAACGCCCCGCGGATCCGTCCGCCCGACCGGACCGGAAACGCCGCCGAGGCTCCCCAGCGAATGCGCGAACGATCCTTGCGCCATGGCAGCGTGCACGGGTCGTTGAGGAAGTCGTTGCAGATGTAGTGTCGTCCCTCGCGGATTGCCGTGCCCGTCGGGCCGCGTCCTTCTGGCCGGTCGTCCGCGAAGAGGCGAATGCCATCCAGGTACCCGGTATCATCGCCGTGACTGGCCACGACCCGTATCTCGAGGGTGCCCGGCTCGACCCAGCCGACCCACGCCATCTGAAATCCGCCCGCCGTGACGAGCACGCGACAGATCTCGTCGAACAGGTCCTGCCTGGACTGAACCCGCACGAGCGCCTGGTTGATCTCGCTGAGCGCCGCGTACAGCCGGCTCAGCCGCGCGATTTCGGCTTCCGCCAGCTTGCGCTCGGTGATGTCGCGCGTCACCGACAGGATGTGCGGCTCGCCGTCGAGGGCGATCACACTGGCCGACATCAACGCCACGTGTTCGTCGCCGTTCTTCGCGCGGAACCGGGCCTCGAGATTCGAGACCTCGCCGCGTGCGGTCAGCCCCTCGACCAGGCGCTCGCGGTCCTCCGGGTCCACCCAGATGTCGAGTTCGAGCGACGAGTGGCCGATCACCTCCTCGCGCTCGTACCCGAGCAGGTCGAGAAAGCCGGAGTTCACGTTGACATACAGACCGTCCCGCAGCCGGTTGATGTTGACGGCGTCCGGGCTGTGGTAGAAGGCCTTCGCGAACCGCTCTTCCGAGAGGCGCAGCGCCTCCTCGACCGCCTTTCGGCCCGTGATCTCGCGTACGGTGGCGATCGCGCCGACCACGCGGCCGCCCTCGTCGTGCAGCGGACCGCACGTATCCGACGCCCACCCGGTCTTCCCGTCCGGGGTCGTGTAGGAGAAGTCGATCGGCGCCGGTGTGCCGCCTCCGAGCGCCATCTCGATCCGCTCGACCATCCCGACGTCGCGAAGGAACGGAAACACCTCCACCGGGTGCTTGCCGAGCACGTCGGCGGCACGGACGCCCGAGATCCCTTCCATGAACGGGTTCCAGACCAGGTAGCGAAGGTCCGGTCCGTAGACGATGATGCCCTCCTGGGCGCTGTCGATGATCTGCTGATTGAAGGCGTGCGTGTTCCTGAGCGCCTCGTCCTTCTCGGCGAGGAGCGCCCTGGCTTCGATCTCCTGCAGATTCTTGTGGCCGATGCCAGCGAGGATCTGGGTGAAGCCCTTGATGAAGTCGAGGTACTGCGTGAGCTTCTCCTGCGTCCAGACGGGCACCCTGGCCACGGCGTCGAGATACGCGGCTTCGTCGAATCCGTACCTGGCGGCCTGCTGGCGGAAGTACTCGAGATCGGGCGGTTCGAGGAACAACTGCCCGGTGAAATAGTTGCCGAGGTGCTTCCCCCCGATCACGATAGGGGTCGCATTGTCCACCAGGCCGTGCGGACAGCGGTAGGTCACCGCCGGATTCGCCTCGTGGAGATGGCTCAGGATGTACTGGTCGCTGGCGCGGCACTCCCGCCCGCACTCGGGGTGCGGGCGATGGAACTTCGTGCAGATGTCCTGCCACGCGGTGGCGGTCAGCACGTTGCCGTCGTTGTCGATGATGGCGGAGGGAAACGAGTAGACCTCGTTGAGCTTGTCCTGAAGCGTCTGGAACAAGGGGATGTCGATCAGATCCTGCAGGCGGTAGTCCATGGGCACGTCCCGATGACAACAAGAGCGTCTGCCGGTGAGGCCAGCGTGCGGCGGGGGCGCGTGCCACCACCCGCGCGGGCCACCCGTGCGGGCCATGATACAGGCTCCGGCGCCGGGGCGCACGCCACCGGGCTGTATAATCCCCTTGCCCCGAAAGGAGTCCCATCATGCGTTCCCCATCGTCGTCGCTCGACGGTCGCCGCGCGTTGCTCAGATTCCTCGCTGCCAGCCCACTCCTGGCTGGTCTGGCGGGGCCCCGCGGCTGGCTGGATGCCCACGCGCAGACGTCCGATCTGATCACTGCGGCGAAGGACGGCCTCGACGTCTTCGACTTCGAGGCGGTCGCGCGGAAGAACCTGTCGCCGGCCCACTTCGGCTACCTCGAGACAGGCACCGATGACGACGGGACGATTCGCGTGAACCGTGAGGGATTCACGCGCTACGAGTTGAGGGTGCGTCGGCTCATCGACATCAGCAGGATCGACCCGTCGGTGTCGGTGCTCGGCGCGAAGTGGGATTCCCCGATCTTCCTGTGTCCGGTGGGCAGTCACCGAGCCTTCCACGCGGACGGCGAGCTGGCGGTGGCCCGTGGGGCGAAGCCGGGGAAGCACATGGTGATGCTCGCCACACCGTCCACGACGGCCATCGAGGATGTGAACGCGGCGCGCGG
This Vicinamibacterales bacterium DNA region includes the following protein-coding sequences:
- a CDS encoding PocR ligand-binding domain-containing protein yields the protein MDYRLQDLIDIPLFQTLQDKLNEVYSFPSAIIDNDGNVLTATAWQDICTKFHRPHPECGRECRASDQYILSHLHEANPAVTYRCPHGLVDNATPIVIGGKHLGNYFTGQLFLEPPDLEYFRQQAARYGFDEAAYLDAVARVPVWTQEKLTQYLDFIKGFTQILAGIGHKNLQEIEARALLAEKDEALRNTHAFNQQIIDSAQEGIIVYGPDLRYLVWNPFMEGISGVRAADVLGKHPVEVFPFLRDVGMVERIEMALGGGTPAPIDFSYTTPDGKTGWASDTCGPLHDEGGRVVGAIATVREITGRKAVEEALRLSEERFAKAFYHSPDAVNINRLRDGLYVNVNSGFLDLLGYEREEVIGHSSLELDIWVDPEDRERLVEGLTARGEVSNLEARFRAKNGDEHVALMSASVIALDGEPHILSVTRDITERKLAEAEIARLSRLYAALSEINQALVRVQSRQDLFDEICRVLVTAGGFQMAWVGWVEPGTLEIRVVASHGDDTGYLDGIRLFADDRPEGRGPTGTAIREGRHYICNDFLNDPCTLPWRKDRSRIRWGASAAFPVRSGGRIRGALTVYAPELGFFGPQEIELLEESATDISFGLDNLDREADRERLESQVAQVQRLESVGRLAGGVAHDFNNMLSVVMGHAEMALLDLGPDSAIRDDLEEIIGAARRSGDLTRQLLAFARRQPIKPRLLDLNEVVGSLLKMLQRLIGEDIVLRWIPGHDLWPVKMDPSQVDQVLANLVVNARDAMSGTGTLTIETSNIVVDDEYCRVQVGFVPGDYVLLTVSDTGCGMGRDVLERIFEPFFTTKAPGQGTGLGLSTVFGIVKQNAGMVTAHSHEGVGSTFKIWLPRDRSPVADSEKTPGPEQVPTGSETILIAEDARSTLKTARSILTKLGYVVLSATSPYDAIRLAEEHPEPIHLLLTDVVMPEMNGKELASRLAQTKPGMKCLFMSGYTADIIAHHGVLDENVNFVQKPFSRATLARGVREALDG